In the genome of Hyphobacterium sp. CCMP332, one region contains:
- a CDS encoding T9SS type A sorting domain-containing protein, translating to MRKYLLLLVLIASSLSITAQNGTVPELMYYKFNGTGINVQNHASSPVGTNPAIINGGFSQGGAGQFGTGLVGTTGTGTSNNVNTGWSTSLTGSWTISFYSSNITPSATLWYIFGDPGAGGFRCFTNGVAGANNWILRGPIPDLLANGAATVAPHVTHFVYDSPNGMLMSYVDGVLNTTVTVPNPITISGAGPFTVGAYSGNSTLPAGGIMDEFRFYNRALDAMEIANTWNMELPLSFAPNDVGIVSIDSPTVFCPGTFNVYATIQNFGTNQVTSATVNWSVDGILQTSVNFNGTLDTTGGTGSNTASVLLGSFVFANNNPFSVASWTTLPNGVADTVTQNDSTIAILQSNLPPPTNIMTSAISSSQATLTWSGGSANSWLWSNVSPGNPPFGPGTVASTASATVTGLTPKTAYDFYVREVCATGDTSAWAGPFTYTTPFFCPPNAYCFTHCGASGRFGPSQGDCNSAYNGTNLSGQVTVNGGIQEWTIPGGGLYEIEVSGAQGFGTFGGRGAKMKGDFLFSGGETVKILVGQKGAPPVGSGTNQFGGGGGTFITDNSNNPIIIAGGGGGSWAPAFTNITDAPVTTAGNSGGGTGSTGGAGGTAGQGGSTSISADGGGGLLGNGTGTAGGFAFVNGGNGGITTGSGGEGGFGGGGGASSFNNRRGGGGGGYSGGGGSHGGTTGFPEAGGGGSFNAGTNQFNLAGANVDDGTVIIRPLSSGAPNDVGIVGIDSPAVFCPGTEDVWATINNYGTTQVTTVTVDWSVDGVLQPTVTFTGNLDTIGGTGATTGQILLGSFSFSTNNPYNVSVWTSNPNGMTDTVGQNDTASRVVQSSLPPPTGLAVNNLFSTQGDMSWNPGALANSWLWVNVPAGNLPSGIGTASSTPNVTVTGLTQNTSYDFYVREVCPSGDTSAWAGPLSYTTPCAIYIAPFFEAFDGPAWSLVSPFDIDQCWNKTTTTAPFWRTEDLTTSSGSTGPAGDVSGTGKYVYLETSGGSAGQTSELESPPIDISGLSAPQVEFFYHMYGATMGTLNLDVLDSAGNWVNIWTLSGPQQNTTTDPWVNVAVPFNPSTDTVQFRFQGVRGTSFTGDMAVDEVRLRDAPNNDLALTAINGLQTACGLGSNESFTVDVENKGANTQNVFDIEYSVNGGAYIIGASASAPLAFAQTQTYTISGVDLSGPGQKCIDVRVVLAGDEDSTNNALPQLCIFNQAVPTIDSIINGEVCNGGSVTLQVLFTGDNLNWYDDAALTNQVNSGSTYTANFTQTTVLYIQAINSNGCTAPIQTITAEVNFTPTVNFTQSVNNCTVDFTGLVSNNTDSVRWTFGDPLNGTSTQINPTYIYASAQSFLITLTAYDGTCSKDTTKALFVNCQGVGLSSNSWTREISLFPNPSSGSVTFDIPNTEETILISVINIKGQEVFRQEYSAGNKFNKVIDLSYLDAGQYFVNMYSGDRSAVKKLTIE from the coding sequence ATGAGAAAATATTTACTGTTACTCGTCTTAATTGCCTCGAGTTTATCAATTACAGCTCAAAATGGCACAGTTCCGGAGTTGATGTATTACAAATTTAACGGTACCGGAATCAATGTTCAAAATCATGCTTCAAGCCCTGTAGGCACTAATCCTGCAATAATTAATGGTGGTTTTAGTCAAGGAGGTGCAGGCCAATTTGGTACTGGTCTTGTCGGCACAACAGGAACAGGGACAAGTAATAATGTAAACACTGGTTGGTCTACGAGTTTGACAGGTTCGTGGACTATATCATTTTACTCTTCCAACATCACTCCTAGCGCAACATTGTGGTATATTTTTGGAGATCCCGGGGCAGGAGGATTTCGTTGTTTTACAAACGGTGTAGCTGGGGCAAATAATTGGATTTTAAGAGGTCCCATACCCGATTTGTTAGCGAACGGCGCAGCCACAGTAGCACCACACGTAACACATTTTGTATACGACTCCCCAAATGGAATGTTAATGTCATATGTTGACGGAGTCTTGAACACAACAGTAACAGTACCGAATCCTATTACTATTTCCGGCGCTGGTCCATTTACTGTTGGAGCCTATAGTGGAAATTCTACATTACCTGCAGGTGGAATCATGGATGAATTTAGGTTTTATAATAGAGCTCTGGATGCTATGGAAATAGCAAATACCTGGAATATGGAATTGCCACTTAGTTTTGCACCTAACGATGTAGGTATCGTTTCAATCGATTCACCTACAGTTTTTTGTCCTGGAACTTTTAATGTTTATGCGACAATTCAAAACTTTGGTACAAACCAGGTAACGTCTGCTACTGTCAACTGGTCTGTTGATGGAATTTTACAAACTTCTGTTAATTTCAACGGAACACTTGATACAACTGGTGGTACCGGATCAAATACAGCCTCTGTTCTTCTGGGATCATTTGTTTTTGCAAACAATAATCCATTCTCTGTTGCTTCTTGGACTACTTTACCTAATGGTGTGGCTGATACTGTTACTCAAAATGATTCAACTATTGCAATTCTTCAATCAAATTTACCGCCTCCTACTAATATTATGACTTCTGCAATTAGTTCCAGTCAGGCAACTTTAACCTGGTCGGGTGGATCTGCAAACTCATGGTTGTGGTCAAATGTATCACCGGGAAACCCACCATTTGGTCCCGGAACTGTTGCAAGTACTGCATCTGCAACGGTAACTGGATTAACACCAAAAACAGCTTATGATTTTTATGTCAGAGAAGTGTGTGCAACTGGTGACACATCTGCATGGGCAGGACCTTTTACATATACTACGCCATTTTTCTGTCCACCGAATGCTTACTGTTTTACACATTGTGGAGCTAGCGGTCGTTTTGGCCCAAGTCAGGGAGATTGTAATTCTGCCTATAATGGTACCAACCTTTCTGGACAAGTTACCGTAAATGGCGGAATTCAGGAATGGACGATTCCAGGTGGTGGACTTTATGAGATTGAAGTTTCCGGTGCTCAGGGTTTTGGAACCTTTGGTGGTCGGGGAGCCAAAATGAAAGGTGACTTTTTATTTAGTGGTGGAGAAACAGTAAAAATCCTTGTCGGACAAAAAGGTGCTCCCCCTGTAGGTTCAGGAACCAACCAATTTGGTGGTGGAGGTGGTACTTTCATAACTGATAACTCTAATAACCCAATAATCATTGCCGGTGGCGGTGGTGGTTCATGGGCCCCGGCTTTTACAAATATTACAGATGCGCCGGTAACAACTGCCGGTAATTCCGGTGGCGGAACCGGTAGTACCGGTGGAGCCGGAGGAACTGCTGGCCAAGGTGGTTCTACATCAATATCTGCCGATGGCGGTGGTGGACTATTGGGAAATGGCACTGGTACTGCCGGAGGATTTGCTTTTGTGAACGGCGGAAATGGTGGTATTACGACCGGAAGTGGCGGAGAAGGCGGCTTTGGCGGTGGTGGTGGTGCCAGTAGTTTTAATAATCGTCGTGGTGGCGGTGGTGGTGGATACTCCGGAGGTGGAGGTTCACACGGTGGAACTACAGGTTTCCCCGAAGCTGGAGGTGGTGGTTCCTTTAATGCCGGAACCAACCAGTTTAACCTTGCAGGAGCAAATGTGGATGATGGAACTGTAATAATAAGACCTTTATCTTCTGGTGCACCAAATGATGTAGGTATTGTAGGAATTGATTCTCCTGCAGTATTCTGCCCGGGTACCGAAGATGTTTGGGCAACCATTAATAATTATGGAACAACACAAGTAACTACTGTAACCGTTGACTGGTCAGTTGATGGCGTTTTGCAACCAACGGTCACCTTCACCGGTAATTTGGATACTATCGGTGGTACAGGTGCGACTACAGGTCAAATATTGTTGGGAAGTTTTAGTTTCTCCACAAATAACCCATACAATGTCTCAGTATGGACATCGAATCCTAATGGAATGACCGATACGGTAGGACAAAATGATACGGCGAGTAGAGTCGTTCAATCGAGCTTACCACCTCCAACAGGATTGGCAGTGAATAATTTGTTTTCTACACAAGGAGACATGTCATGGAATCCGGGTGCTTTGGCCAATTCATGGTTATGGGTAAACGTGCCTGCAGGTAATTTACCAAGTGGAATAGGCACAGCTTCTTCCACACCAAATGTAACCGTAACAGGTTTGACTCAAAATACGTCTTACGATTTCTATGTAAGGGAAGTTTGTCCATCGGGTGATACTTCCGCATGGGCAGGACCTTTGAGCTACACGACTCCATGTGCGATTTATATTGCACCTTTCTTCGAAGCATTTGATGGTCCCGCCTGGAGTTTGGTGTCTCCATTTGACATAGATCAGTGTTGGAATAAAACAACCACGACAGCGCCATTCTGGAGAACAGAAGACCTAACGACTAGTTCAGGGAGTACTGGTCCGGCCGGTGATGTAAGTGGAACTGGAAAATATGTTTATCTGGAAACCAGTGGTGGTTCTGCAGGTCAAACTTCTGAATTGGAATCTCCGCCGATTGATATTAGCGGGCTTTCAGCACCTCAGGTTGAGTTTTTCTATCACATGTACGGTGCTACTATGGGTACATTGAATTTAGACGTATTGGATAGTGCGGGTAACTGGGTGAATATCTGGACTCTTTCCGGACCTCAACAAAATACAACAACTGATCCTTGGGTCAATGTTGCCGTTCCTTTTAACCCGTCAACCGATACAGTGCAATTCAGATTCCAGGGTGTTCGCGGAACAAGCTTTACCGGGGATATGGCCGTTGACGAAGTGAGATTAAGAGATGCACCAAATAATGATCTGGCTTTAACTGCAATTAACGGATTACAAACGGCCTGCGGATTAGGTAGCAATGAGTCCTTTACCGTAGATGTGGAAAACAAAGGTGCCAATACTCAGAATGTCTTTGATATTGAATATTCTGTCAATGGAGGGGCATACATCATTGGTGCTTCTGCTTCTGCACCTTTAGCATTTGCACAAACACAGACCTATACAATTTCCGGTGTGGATCTTTCAGGTCCCGGTCAGAAATGCATTGATGTGCGTGTTGTGTTAGCTGGTGATGAAGATTCAACCAATAATGCATTGCCTCAACTTTGTATTTTCAATCAGGCCGTGCCTACAATTGATTCAATAATCAACGGTGAAGTTTGTAATGGTGGTTCTGTAACCCTTCAGGTATTATTTACAGGAGATAATCTCAACTGGTATGACGATGCCGCTTTAACTAATCAAGTGAATAGCGGTTCAACATATACAGCCAATTTTACACAAACAACCGTTCTGTACATACAGGCCATTAATTCTAACGGATGTACTGCTCCAATACAAACCATTACAGCAGAAGTTAACTTCACACCTACTGTGAATTTCACGCAATCTGTAAATAATTGTACGGTGGACTTTACCGGATTGGTTAGCAATAACACCGATAGCGTGCGATGGACATTTGGTGACCCACTGAATGGAACGAGTACACAAATCAATCCAACTTACATTTACGCCAGTGCTCAGTCATTTCTAATTACACTTACAGCCTATGATGGAACCTGTTCAAAGGATACCACTAAAGCTTTATTTGTCAATTGCCAGGGTGTGGGTTTAAGTTCGAATAGCTGGACCAGGGAAATCAGTTTATTCCCGAATCCAAGTTCCGGTAGTGTCACTTTTGATATCCCTAATACAGAAGAAACAATCTTGATTTCTGTAATTAATATTAAAGGTCAGGAAGTGTTCAGACAGGAGTACAGCGCGGGAAATAAATTTAACAAAGTGATCGACCTATCCTATCTCGATGCCGGGCAATACTTTGTTAACATGTATTCGGGTGATCGTTCTGCAGTTAAAAAACTGACGATTGAATAA
- a CDS encoding right-handed parallel beta-helix repeat-containing protein, with the protein MKSFYRSKLIILATFLAFFYCPDIFSQAYNVTLPQQCNPNTGGTEIVTFNNVPPNANGDATIVITYRGDLNSTTETIDFFGEGGVLLGTSNIIPAQCTGIDSSTYVVPFATFLNWASDGNVVITAQATTAVNSGLTGCINLSSFCVTVRLEYPVTTAPNDIGVTSLDSPGVFCAGNQNLYARISNYGTNQVNNFTVNWAFNGVLETPIPVTQLLDTVNGTGNTQTSVFLGTKNISNKDTIEVWTSNPNGATDTVTVNDSLYQVLTPSLNGNLVVGSSIGADYANFSSLVTDLNAVGVCGPVNVSVEPGTYNEFINLGPIVGSSSTNTLTIDGGDTSLVNISHDGSTQSSTIKLAGADWVTIKNLTVSSTSTGFDSWGILLMMGADHNTIDSCNIVLPISTNDDRCGILASSSETTDFGEGNNANYTTVSNCVISGGDRNITFEGGTAGSWNVGNKFINNTLRFADDFGFYGDEQDSLVFQGNTISDIQQAINGDGFYSFDFENLTFRENIINVPDWAVYCADLNVDGIGGNSVIANNFITSNNDYGLYIIDGENVDIFHNTIFGEPAIYLDYSFDGLDSLDVRNNIFISNNDNAFEIDVNTGTTGVTSLDNNIYETSGTAFVVWEGTSYPDLITWQGSFPQFNAGSYEGDPIFFAPGDYHVVGPLANNQGSPTPITIDLDGDARSATIPDIGADEYALITDDAGVVSIDSPSVFCPGSFDVYARIANFGINQISSATVNWAVDGVLQSPASFSGLLDTLGGTGSRFGLVLLGNFNFATNNPYLIEAWTTNPNGNADLNSTNDSLETAIQSNLPPPSNINLQAISSSQATLGWTGGSANTWLWGNVLSGQTFIGNGTPVSSASVTVTGLTPKTAYDFYVREVCATGDTSAWAGPFTYTTPFFCPPNAYCFTHCGASGRFGPSQGDCNSAYNGTNLSGQVTVNGGIQEWTIPGGGLYEIEVSGAQGFGTFGGRGARMKGDFLFSGGETVKILVGQKGAPPVGSGTNQFGGGGGTFITDNSNNPIIIAGGGGGSWAPAFTNITDAPVTTAGNSGGGTGSTGGAGGTAGQGGSTSISADGGGGLLGNGTGTAGGFAFVNGGNGGITTGSGGEGGFGGGGGASSWNNRRGGGGGGYSGGGGSHGGTTGFPEAGGGGSFNAGTNQFNLAGANVDDGTVIIRPLSSGAPNDVGIVGIDSPAVFCPGTEDVWATINNYGTTQVTTVTVDWSVDGVLQPTVTFTGNLDTIGGTGATTGQILLGSFSFSTNNPYNVSVWTSNPNGMTDTVGQNDTASRVVQSSLPPPTGLAVNNLFSTQGDMSWNPGALANSWLWVNVPAGNLPSGIGTASSTPNVTVTGLTQNTSYDFYVREVCPSGDTSAWAGPLSYTTPCAIYIAPFFEAFDGPAWSLVSPFDIDQCWNKTTTTAPFWRTEDLTTSSGSTGPAGDVSGTGKYVYLETSGGSAGQTSELESPPIDISGLSAPQVEFFYHMYGATMGTLNLDVLDSAGNWVNIWTLSGPQQNTTTDPWVNVAVPFNPSTDTVQFRFQGVRGTSFTGDMAVDEVRLRDAPNNDLALTAINGLQTACGLGSNESFTVDVENKGANTQNVFDIEYSVNGGAYIIGASASAPLAFAQTQTYTISGVDLSGPGQKCIDVRVVLAGDEDSTNNALPQLCIFNQAVPTIDSIINGEVCNGGSVTLQVLFTGDNLNWYDDAALTNQVNSGSTYTANFTQTTVLYIQAINSNGCTAPIQTITAEVNFTPTVNFTQSVNNCTVDFTGLVSNNTDSVRWTFGDPLNGTSTQINPTYIYASAQSFLITLTAYDGTCSKDTTKAVFVNCQGVGLSSNSWTREISLFPNPSSGSVTFDIPNTEETILISVIDIKGQEVFRQEYSAGNKFNKVIDLSYLDAGQYFVNMYSGDRSAVKKLTIE; encoded by the coding sequence ATGAAATCTTTTTACAGATCAAAATTGATAATACTAGCGACTTTTTTAGCATTTTTCTATTGCCCTGATATTTTTTCTCAGGCATATAATGTGACCTTACCTCAGCAATGTAATCCGAATACTGGTGGGACTGAAATTGTTACTTTTAACAATGTGCCTCCAAATGCAAATGGTGATGCAACAATTGTAATTACCTACAGAGGCGATTTAAATAGTACTACTGAAACCATTGATTTTTTCGGAGAAGGAGGAGTATTGTTAGGAACATCAAATATTATTCCGGCTCAATGTACAGGAATTGATTCTTCAACCTATGTAGTACCATTTGCAACATTTTTGAACTGGGCTTCCGATGGGAATGTGGTAATTACAGCTCAGGCTACAACAGCAGTTAATAGTGGTTTAACAGGATGTATAAATCTTTCCTCGTTTTGTGTTACCGTAAGATTAGAATATCCTGTGACTACAGCGCCCAATGATATTGGTGTAACTTCTTTAGATAGCCCGGGAGTTTTTTGTGCAGGTAATCAAAATTTATACGCTCGTATTTCAAATTACGGAACAAATCAAGTCAATAATTTTACTGTTAACTGGGCCTTTAATGGTGTTTTAGAAACTCCCATACCTGTAACTCAGCTATTGGATACTGTTAATGGAACCGGAAATACACAAACGTCTGTTTTCCTGGGTACCAAAAATATTAGCAATAAAGATACCATCGAAGTTTGGACCAGTAATCCAAATGGTGCTACAGATACAGTAACCGTCAACGATTCTCTTTATCAAGTGCTGACACCTTCCCTTAATGGGAACCTTGTAGTTGGTTCAAGTATTGGTGCCGACTATGCTAATTTTTCCTCTTTGGTTACTGATCTAAACGCTGTAGGTGTTTGCGGACCTGTGAATGTTTCAGTAGAACCGGGTACTTACAATGAATTTATAAATTTAGGGCCTATAGTTGGTAGTTCATCTACCAATACACTTACCATCGACGGTGGAGATACCAGTCTGGTAAATATTTCGCATGATGGTTCCACTCAATCATCTACAATAAAACTCGCCGGTGCAGATTGGGTAACGATTAAAAATTTGACGGTTTCTTCTACTTCAACAGGATTTGATTCATGGGGTATATTGCTAATGATGGGGGCTGATCATAATACCATTGACAGCTGTAATATTGTCTTACCCATTTCTACAAATGATGACCGATGCGGGATTCTAGCCTCTTCAAGTGAAACCACAGATTTTGGCGAGGGTAATAATGCCAATTATACCACAGTTTCTAATTGTGTTATTTCAGGTGGGGATAGAAACATCACTTTTGAAGGAGGTACCGCGGGAAGCTGGAATGTTGGCAATAAATTTATTAATAATACCCTTCGATTTGCTGATGATTTTGGTTTTTATGGAGATGAGCAGGATTCCTTGGTATTTCAAGGCAATACTATAAGCGATATTCAACAAGCCATAAACGGTGATGGATTTTACAGCTTTGATTTTGAAAACCTAACTTTTAGAGAAAACATTATTAATGTGCCTGATTGGGCAGTCTATTGTGCTGACTTAAATGTAGATGGTATTGGCGGCAATTCGGTTATTGCGAATAATTTTATCACTTCTAATAATGATTACGGTCTGTATATCATTGATGGTGAAAACGTTGATATTTTCCATAACACAATATTTGGTGAGCCTGCCATTTATCTGGACTATTCTTTTGACGGTTTAGATAGTTTAGATGTTAGAAATAATATTTTTATTTCCAATAATGATAATGCATTTGAAATAGATGTCAATACAGGTACAACCGGTGTTACAAGCCTTGACAATAATATTTACGAAACCAGCGGAACTGCATTTGTGGTTTGGGAAGGCACCTCCTATCCGGATCTGATTACATGGCAAGGTTCTTTTCCTCAGTTTAACGCAGGGTCCTATGAAGGAGACCCAATTTTCTTCGCTCCGGGAGATTATCATGTAGTGGGTCCATTGGCAAATAATCAGGGTTCCCCTACTCCTATTACAATAGATCTTGACGGCGATGCCCGAAGTGCAACCATTCCGGATATAGGAGCTGATGAATATGCTTTAATAACCGATGATGCCGGTGTTGTTTCTATTGACTCGCCTTCTGTCTTTTGCCCGGGTTCATTTGATGTATATGCCAGAATAGCAAACTTTGGTATCAATCAAATATCAAGTGCTACAGTAAACTGGGCCGTTGATGGTGTCTTGCAATCTCCTGCAAGTTTCTCTGGTTTACTGGATACTCTCGGTGGTACAGGTAGCAGATTTGGACTTGTATTACTCGGTAATTTTAATTTTGCAACAAATAATCCATATCTAATTGAGGCATGGACCACCAATCCAAATGGGAATGCAGATTTAAATAGCACTAATGACTCATTAGAAACGGCCATACAATCTAATTTGCCTCCACCATCCAATATCAATTTGCAGGCTATTTCATCTAGCCAGGCTACATTGGGATGGACAGGCGGCTCAGCCAATACTTGGCTATGGGGTAACGTACTTTCCGGACAAACTTTTATTGGAAATGGAACCCCTGTGTCATCAGCTTCAGTGACTGTTACAGGTTTAACACCAAAAACAGCTTATGATTTTTATGTCAGAGAAGTGTGTGCAACCGGTGATACATCTGCATGGGCAGGACCTTTTACATATACTACGCCATTTTTCTGTCCACCGAATGCTTACTGTTTTACACATTGTGGAGCTAGTGGTCGCTTTGGCCCAAGTCAGGGAGATTGTAATTCTGCCTATAATGGAACCAACCTTTCAGGACAAGTTACCGTAAATGGCGGAATTCAGGAATGGACGATACCAGGTGGTGGACTTTATGAGATTGAAGTTTCCGGTGCTCAGGGTTTTGGAACCTTTGGTGGTCGGGGAGCCAGAATGAAAGGTGACTTTTTATTTAGTGGTGGAGAAACAGTAAAAATCCTTGTCGGACAAAAAGGTGCTCCCCCTGTAGGTTCAGGAACCAACCAATTTGGTGGTGGAGGTGGTACTTTCATAACTGATAACTCTAATAACCCAATAATCATTGCCGGTGGCGGTGGTGGTTCATGGGCCCCGGCTTTTACAAATATTACAGATGCCCCTGTAACAACCGCCGGTAATTCCGGTGGCGGAACCGGTAGTACCGGTGGAGCCGGAGGAACAGCCGGACAAGGTGGTTCTACATCAATATCTGCCGATGGCGGTGGTGGACTACTCGGCAATGGTACAGGTACTGCCGGTGGATTTGCTTTTGTGAACGGCGGAAATGGTGGTATTACGACCGGAAGTGGCGGAGAAGGCGGCTTTGGCGGCGGTGGTGGTGCCAGCAGTTGGAACAATCGTCGTGGTGGCGGTGGTGGTGGATACTCCGGAGGTGGAGGTTCACACGGTGGAACTACAGGTTTCCCCGAAGCTGGAGGTGGTGGTTCCTTTAATGCCGGAACCAACCAGTTTAACCTTGCAGGAGCAAATGTGGATGATGGAACTGTAATAATAAGACCTTTATCTTCTGGTGCACCAAATGATGTAGGTATTGTTGGAATTGATTCTCCTGCAGTATTCTGCCCGGGTACCGAAGATGTTTGGGCAACCATTAATAATTATGGAACAACACAAGTAACTACTGTAACCGTTGACTGGTCAGTTGATGGCGTTTTGCAACCAACGGTCACCTTCACCGGTAATTTGGATACTATCGGTGGTACAGGTGCGACTACAGGTCAAATATTGTTGGGAAGTTTTAGTTTCTCCACAAATAACCCATACAATGTCTCAGTATGGACATCGAATCCTAATGGAATGACCGATACGGTAGGACAAAATGATACGGCGAGTAGAGTCGTTCAATCGAGCTTACCACCTCCAACAGGATTGGCAGTGAATAATTTGTTTTCTACACAAGGAGACATGTCATGGAATCCGGGTGCTTTGGCCAATTCATGGTTATGGGTAAACGTGCCTGCAGGTAATTTACCAAGTGGAATAGGCACAGCTTCTTCCACACCAAATGTAACCGTAACAGGTTTGACTCAAAATACGTCTTACGATTTCTATGTAAGGGAAGTTTGTCCATCGGGTGATACTTCCGCATGGGCAGGACCTTTGAGCTACACGACTCCATGTGCGATTTATATTGCACCTTTCTTCGAAGCATTTGATGGTCCCGCCTGGAGTTTGGTGTCTCCATTTGACATAGATCAGTGTTGGAATAAAACAACCACGACAGCGCCATTCTGGAGAACAGAAGACCTAACGACTAGTTCAGGGAGTACTGGTCCGGCCGGTGATGTAAGTGGAACTGGAAAATATGTTTATCTGGAAACCAGTGGTGGTTCTGCAGGTCAAACTTCTGAATTGGAATCTCCGCCGATTGATATTAGCGGGCTTTCAGCACCTCAGGTTGAGTTTTTCTATCACATGTACGGTGCTACTATGGGTACATTGAATTTAGACGTATTGGATAGTGCGGGTAACTGGGTGAATATCTGGACTCTTTCCGGACCTCAACAAAATACAACAACTGATCCTTGGGTCAATGTTGCCGTTCCTTTTAACCCGTCAACCGATACAGTGCAATTCAGATTCCAGGGTGTTCGCGGAACAAGCTTTACCGGGGATATGGCCGTTGACGAAGTGAGATTAAGAGATGCACCAAATAATGATCTGGCTTTAACTGCAATTAACGGATTACAAACGGCCTGCGGATTAGGTAGCAATGAGTCCTTTACCGTAGATGTGGAAAACAAAGGTGCCAATACTCAGAATGTCTTTGATATTGAATATTCTGTCAATGGAGGGGCATACATCATTGGTGCTTCTGCTTCTGCACCTTTAGCATTTGCACAAACACAGACCTATACAATTTCCGGTGTGGATCTTTCAGGTCCCGGTCAGAAATGCATTGATGTGCGTGTTGTGTTAGCTGGTGATGAAGATTCAACCAATAATGCATTGCCTCAACTTTGTATTTTCAATCAGGCCGTGCCTACAATTGATTCAATAATCAACGGTGAAGTTTGTAATGGTGGTTCTGTAACCCTTCAGGTATTATTTACAGGAGATAATCTCAACTGGTATGACGATGCCGCTTTAACTAATCAAGTGAATAGCGGTTCAACATATACAGCCAATTTTACACAAACAACCGTTCTGTACATACAGGCCATTAATTCTAACGGATGTACTGCTCCAATACAAACCATTACAGCAGAAGTTAACTTCACACCTACTGTGAATTTCACGCAATCTGTAAATAATTGTACAGTGGACTTTACCGGATTGGTTAGCAATAACACCGATAGCGTGCGATGGACATTTGGTGACCCACTGAATGGAACGAGTACACAAATCAATCCAACTTACATTTACGCCAGTGCTCAGTCATTTCTAATTACACTTACAGCCTATGATGGAACCTGTTCAAAGGATACCACTAAAGCTGTATTTGTTAATTGTCAGGGTGTAGGTTTAAGCTCGAATAGCTGGACCAGGGAAATCAGTTTATTCCCGAATCCAAGTTCCGGTAGTGTCACTTTTGATATCCCTAATACAGAAGAAACAATATTGATATCTGTAATTGATATTAAAGGCCAGGAAGTATTCAGACAAGAATACAGCGCGGGAAATAAATTTAACAAAGTGATCGACCTATCCTATCTCGATGCCGGGCAATACTTTGTTAACATGTATTCGGGTGATCGTTCTGCAGTTAAAAAACTGACGATTGAATAA